One genomic region from Strix uralensis isolate ZFMK-TIS-50842 chromosome 5, bStrUra1, whole genome shotgun sequence encodes:
- the ZC3HC1 gene encoding zinc finger C3HC-type protein 1 isoform X2 produces MAAPSAGAAGEARGKFPAVTPQQIRDLIDGGIAPEGTGPDGKDTSDWSESANGSSQMDALSLESASKEAYFSRVETFTPLKWAGKPHELSPLVCAKYGWTNVECDMLKCSSCQAFLCVSLQLTFDFNKYKERCLELKKALCTAHEKFCFWPDSPCPDRFSMLLVDEPRALLQDFLDRFQSLCQLELQLPSLRPEDVKNMSLTEEKISLLLQLIGEELEHKTEGEKPPMKFATEILPVHVPACILALCGWTCSTASGFVHLSVITCSRCMRKVGLWGFHQLESAGPELDSCGPSITPPAPAERFLLMPASPRRMLTRSQDTLPPGSEQEKSPSPAISRPRGWDVSVPTDRSDVEVASPTLRSRPVTRSMGQGDNVEVPSSPFRRAKRTRLCSSSSSDTSLRSFFDPSTQHRDWCPWVNAVEGGETLEDTAAQTEKEPAKAEPGWRVVLNTLLATRKCDRVPETEPVSLSVKSCKVFRIFRQWESMNSS; encoded by the exons atggcggcgcccagCGCCGGAGCGGCGGGGGAGGCCCGGGGGAAGTTCCCCGCAGTCACCCCCCAGCAGATTCGCGACCTCATCGACGGTGGCATCGCCCCTGAGGGCACCGGCCCCGATGG GAAGGACACATCCGACTGGTCAGAATCAGCTAATGGATCTTCTCAAATGGATGCTCTCTCCTTGGAATCTGCCAGCAAGGAAGCCTATTTCAGCAGAGTAGAAACATTCACC CCGCTGAAGTGGGCGGGCAAACCCCATGAGCTTTCTCCCCTGGTTTGCGCCAAGTACGGCTGGACCAACGTGGAGTGTGACATGCTGAAGTGCTCCAGCTGCCAGGCCTTCCTCTGCGTGAGCCTGCAGCTCACGTTTGACTTCAACAAGT ATAAGGAGCGCTGCCTGGAGCTGAAGAAGGCCTTGTGCACCGCTCACGAGAAGTTCTGCTTCTGGCCAGACAGCCCCTGCCCAG ATCGCTTTTCCATGTTGCTGGTGGATGAGCCCAGAGCCCTTCTCCAGGACTTCCTGGACCGTTTTCAGAGCCTGtgtcagctggagctgcagctgccctCCCTCAGACCAGAAGACGTGAAAAACATG TCCCTGACGGAGGAGAAGATCAGTCTGCTCCTCCAACTGATTGGGGAGGAACTGGAGCACAAAACGGAAGGAGAGAAACCACCGATGAAGTTTGCCACGGAAATCCTGCCAGTACACGTTCCTGCCTGCATCCTGGCTCTGTGCGGCTGGACCTGCAG CACTGCGTCTGGCTTCGTGCACCTCTCGGTGATCACCTGCTCCCGTTGCATGAGGAAGGTGGGACTGTGGGGTTTTCACCAGCTGGAGTCTGCAGGGCCGGAGCTGGACTCCTGTGGCCCGAGCATCACGCCACCGGCACCTGCTGAGCGCTTCCTGCTCATGCCCGCGTCTCCACGCAGGATGCTCACACGGAGCCAAGACACGCTCCCTCCAGGCTCCGAGCAG GAGAAGAGCCCATCCCCGGCAATCTCTCGCCCGCGGGGTTGGGACGTTTCTGTCCCCACGGACCGGAGTGATGTGGAGGTggccagccccactctgaggaGCCGCCCCGTCACCcgcagcatggggcagggggacaaCGTGGAGGTGCCATCCAGTCCTTTCCGCAGAGCCAAGCGGACGCggctctgctcctccagcagctcc GACACTTCTTTGAGGAGCTTCTTTGACCCCAGCACTCAGCATCGTGACTGGTGTCCCTGGGTCAATGCAGTGGAGGGAGGGGAAACCCTGGAAGATACCGCGGCCCAGACAGAGAAAGAGCCTGCGAAGGCAGAGCCGGGCTGGCGAGTGGTACTGAACACTCTCCTCGCCACCAGAAAGTGCGACAGAGTGCCTGAGACGGAGCCTGTG
- the ZC3HC1 gene encoding zinc finger C3HC-type protein 1 isoform X1, with amino-acid sequence MAAPSAGAAGEARGKFPAVTPQQIRDLIDGGIAPEGTGPDGKDTSDWSESANGSSQMDALSLESASKEAYFSRVETFTPLKWAGKPHELSPLVCAKYGWTNVECDMLKCSSCQAFLCVSLQLTFDFNKYKERCLELKKALCTAHEKFCFWPDSPCPDRFSMLLVDEPRALLQDFLDRFQSLCQLELQLPSLRPEDVKNMSLTEEKISLLLQLIGEELEHKTEGEKPPMKFATEILPVHVPACILALCGWTCSTASGFVHLSVITCSRCMRKVGLWGFHQLESAGPELDSCGPSITPPAPAERFLLMPASPRRMLTRSQDTLPPGSEQQEKSPSPAISRPRGWDVSVPTDRSDVEVASPTLRSRPVTRSMGQGDNVEVPSSPFRRAKRTRLCSSSSSDTSLRSFFDPSTQHRDWCPWVNAVEGGETLEDTAAQTEKEPAKAEPGWRVVLNTLLATRKCDRVPETEPVSLSVKSCKVFRIFRQWESMNSS; translated from the exons atggcggcgcccagCGCCGGAGCGGCGGGGGAGGCCCGGGGGAAGTTCCCCGCAGTCACCCCCCAGCAGATTCGCGACCTCATCGACGGTGGCATCGCCCCTGAGGGCACCGGCCCCGATGG GAAGGACACATCCGACTGGTCAGAATCAGCTAATGGATCTTCTCAAATGGATGCTCTCTCCTTGGAATCTGCCAGCAAGGAAGCCTATTTCAGCAGAGTAGAAACATTCACC CCGCTGAAGTGGGCGGGCAAACCCCATGAGCTTTCTCCCCTGGTTTGCGCCAAGTACGGCTGGACCAACGTGGAGTGTGACATGCTGAAGTGCTCCAGCTGCCAGGCCTTCCTCTGCGTGAGCCTGCAGCTCACGTTTGACTTCAACAAGT ATAAGGAGCGCTGCCTGGAGCTGAAGAAGGCCTTGTGCACCGCTCACGAGAAGTTCTGCTTCTGGCCAGACAGCCCCTGCCCAG ATCGCTTTTCCATGTTGCTGGTGGATGAGCCCAGAGCCCTTCTCCAGGACTTCCTGGACCGTTTTCAGAGCCTGtgtcagctggagctgcagctgccctCCCTCAGACCAGAAGACGTGAAAAACATG TCCCTGACGGAGGAGAAGATCAGTCTGCTCCTCCAACTGATTGGGGAGGAACTGGAGCACAAAACGGAAGGAGAGAAACCACCGATGAAGTTTGCCACGGAAATCCTGCCAGTACACGTTCCTGCCTGCATCCTGGCTCTGTGCGGCTGGACCTGCAG CACTGCGTCTGGCTTCGTGCACCTCTCGGTGATCACCTGCTCCCGTTGCATGAGGAAGGTGGGACTGTGGGGTTTTCACCAGCTGGAGTCTGCAGGGCCGGAGCTGGACTCCTGTGGCCCGAGCATCACGCCACCGGCACCTGCTGAGCGCTTCCTGCTCATGCCCGCGTCTCCACGCAGGATGCTCACACGGAGCCAAGACACGCTCCCTCCAGGCTCCGAGCAG CAGGAGAAGAGCCCATCCCCGGCAATCTCTCGCCCGCGGGGTTGGGACGTTTCTGTCCCCACGGACCGGAGTGATGTGGAGGTggccagccccactctgaggaGCCGCCCCGTCACCcgcagcatggggcagggggacaaCGTGGAGGTGCCATCCAGTCCTTTCCGCAGAGCCAAGCGGACGCggctctgctcctccagcagctcc GACACTTCTTTGAGGAGCTTCTTTGACCCCAGCACTCAGCATCGTGACTGGTGTCCCTGGGTCAATGCAGTGGAGGGAGGGGAAACCCTGGAAGATACCGCGGCCCAGACAGAGAAAGAGCCTGCGAAGGCAGAGCCGGGCTGGCGAGTGGTACTGAACACTCTCCTCGCCACCAGAAAGTGCGACAGAGTGCCTGAGACGGAGCCTGTG